DNA sequence from the Vibrio sp. BS-M-Sm-2 genome:
CGGTGTGGGGCAATTTTCGTTTTCAAAGCTGCCTAATGTCAGTAGTTGGGGCAAGCCGAGCATTACTGCTCTGATTGATGCGCTAGCAACCAACGGCATGATGTCTGTGCTTGCTGAACCTAACTTGACCGCGATGTCAGGCGAAGATGCGGAGTTTTTGGTTGGTGGGCAAGTACCGCTACCACTGATCACGGCTGACACCACTCAAATCGAATACAAAGATTTCGGTGTAAAACTGAACTTCACCCCAACCGTGCTCAGTCAAAACCGTATCAGCTTAAAAGTAAATCCCGAGGTCAGTAACATCTCAATCGAGAGCCAACAAGTGATAAACGGAACTAACTTCCCTTCTTTTACCACTCGTAGCGCCGCCACCACCATTGAATTGGCAAGTGGGCAGAGCTTTGCTTTAGGTGGGCTATTGAAATCGGAAGACATCGAACAACTACAAAAAGTACCGCTCATCGGTGAGATACCAGTACTCGGTAGCCTGTTCCGCTCGACTGAATTCACTCGTAGAGAAACAGAACTGATCATCATTGTAACGGCTTACCTAGTTCAACCGACTCGTTCGGACTCAATGCCACTACCAACCGATGGCTTAATCCCATTGAGCGATGTTGAACGTTTACTGGCATGGCCAAGAGAGCAACAAAAAACATCAAATAATAAAGCGACTTATACCGACAACCAGAAGCCTCGCTTACTGGGTGACAACGGGTTCTACTACTGAGGACATCATGAACAAATTATCCTTATTACTGCCCGCTCTCTTTGCGCTTGCGGGTTGCGCGCCAACGCCTACAACCCAACAACCTTCTGTGGATGTGGTGTCCGTGACAAACAAGCTGACTTTAACACTGTCGGGTAAAACGTTATCGGCTCAAGAGAAAGCTGATATCTCTGACTTTATTGCTCGCCGAGGCACGCTATCCAACTTAATGGTCAAGATTGAAAATACGACTCAGAAAGGAGAAAGCCAAAGCGAAAAAGTTAGGCTTCATCTGATCGAGTCAGGCCTCTACCCTTCGCAAATTTCAGTGTCAGACACTGCGGCGCAAGGTAAAGGCGACATCACGATTTTTGTTGAATCTTATCGTGCCAAAGTAACGGTATGTGACGCGGGTAAAACACCAAGAACCACACTCAACGCTTATCGTACTCAGCGCAATTTTGGCTGTGCGAATGCCAATGCACTGGCGCAAATGGTCGCAAATCCAAAAGACCTGATAGTTGGTCAGCCCATCGACAGTGCACAAGGACAAAAAGCGGTGTCTAGCATCGATAACTACTTTGCGCCACCAGCACAAAACCAACAGACAAACTCTGGCTCTTCGAATACAACGCTAGGAGGTTCGCAATGAATCAAGTACACAACTTAACGGTACTGATCGCGGCATCGGAGCAACTCGATACATTAGCGCTCACATACACACTGAATGATTTCGGTATCAACAACATCACAACCTCTTCGAATCAAGAAGATGACGTGGTGAGAGAGGTACTTAAGAATGACGTTAAAACCATCTTCCTCGATGTATTGAATAGCGAATTGCCAGAGTCGAAACAGGTTGTGCAACGTTTAATACAACGTACTGGGTGCCAAGTTATCGCGATTGGTCATTCAACCGAAATTTTTGCTTACCGTGGAATGCTCGCATCCGGTGCCAGTGACTATTTAGTCAACCCTGTGACACCACAAGATCTTGAACACGTCTCCTTTGCTGCTTTGCAACTCAACAACGAAAAACGAAATGAAAAAATCGTTTCCATTGTCAGTGCAAAAGGCGGCTCAGGAAGCAGCACCATTATCGCGACTTTATCGCAGCAGCTTGCCGAACTCGATAAACGAGTAACTTGTATGGACCTCGATTTTTCGATGGGTGATTTAGATTTGCTACTCAATGTCGAAGGCAACACGGCGTTGGTCGAGCTTTTACAATACCCAGAAAGATTAGAACCTCTCGTGTTTGAGCGCAGCGGGATCAGTGTGTCACCCGAACACACACTCTTTACCGGTTATCTACCTTTAGACACCACACCATTTTGGCCACAAAAGAGTGCATTCGATCAGTTTACAAAGTTCTGCCTGCAAAGCTCAGACTACTTATTGATCGACATTCCGACCTATTCATTGCGTGACCAGGTTGGCTTTGAAGCGCTTAAAAGTGCCGATATTCGAATCATTGTGGTTGAACCTACACTCAGCTCCATTCGCAATGCCGGTCAGATAATCAAACGACTTCAAAACCAAGCCGCTTCACAAACTATTGTGGTGTTGAACCATTGTAAGTCCGATTCCGCATCCCTTATTTCGGTCAATGATGTGAAGAAATCACTCGGAACATCCGTAGACGTCGTGATTCCGTTTTTGCCTAACCATTTCTTGAGCAAGTCATCGCTTGGTCAGCCTGCCCATAAAGGCAATAGGAAAGTGAAGCTCGCGTTTAACTCTCTACTTGAACTAGTCACTGGTGAGCCGCAACAAGGCAGCCGCCGTTTTTGGAAGCGAGGCGCATAATGTTTGGTCAGAACACACAAGTCATTGATCCAATTGAAGCGAATAGAGTTCGATCGCATGAAGCCCTAACATCAACACCTTCAGTTCGTGAGCATTATCATGTGATCCATGAAGAGGTCATCAAGGCGATCGACCCTTCGGTTGTTGTGAGCTTAAGTGCTTCCGATCTTGAAGCTAGAATTGCCGAAATGGTAGCTGATATCGTGATCTCTAAGCAGTTACCGCTTGGTCACAAAGATGTCGCTCATTCGGTGGAACAACTGCTCAATGAGTTTCTAGGATTAGGCCCACTGCAGCCCTTAATTGAAGACCAAGGCATTACCGACATCATGGTCAATGGGTACCGTGAAGTCTACGTAGAACGCTCAGGAAAATTGCAAAAAACGGCCGTTCAATTTCGTAATGAAGAACAACTACTCAACCTAGCGCGACGCATCGTCAGCAAGGTCGGGCGAAGAATCGATGAATCGAATCCATTAGTCGATGCTCGATTGGATGATGGTAGCCGTGTCAATGTGATGATCCCACCGCTAGCGCTTGATGGAACCTACATTTCCATCCGAAAATTCAATGAGAATAAGCTAACACTCAGCCAATTGGCTCAGTTTGGCGCAATGTCGAAATCGATGGTTAAGCTTATCGATATTATTGTTCGCTCACGCCTTAATGTGCTTGTTGCGGGAGGCACTGGTGCAGGTAAAACCACACTGCTCAACGCGATGTCTTTTAGCATTTCACCTCAAGAACGCATCATTACCATTGAAGACACCGCAGAACTGCGTCTACAACAGCCTCATGTTGTGCGCGCTGAAACTCGCCCAGCCAATGCCGAAGGCTTAACGCCAATTACCCAGCGAGAGTTGGTGCGAAATGCTCTACGTATGCGACCAGATCGCATCATTTTAGGCGAAGTTCGTGGTGATGAAGCCTTTGAGATGATGCAGGCAATGAACACCGGCCATGATGGTTCACTGTGTACATTGCACGCAAACTCGGCAACTGACGCGCTGGTTCGCATGGAAAACATGTTGATGATGAGCCAAGCGACTCTCCCTCTATTCTCATTACGTCGCCAAATCGCAGACACCATCGATGTGGTTATACAAGTCGAAAGAATGCGTGATGGCAAAAGACGCATTGTTTCGATCACCGAGGTGCAAGGGTTAGAAGGAGAACAATACATCACTCAAGACTTGTTCAAATTCAAACCTTTATCGGAGGATCAACAAAGCAACCTGATTGGCGAATACAAGAGTGCTAAGTGCGTACCAAGCTTCAATGAAAAAGCCAAATACCACCAACTCGATGTTCAACTAAGAGTAGCGATGGAGCTTGAAGCCTAATGATCTTAGTTCTCACTGTTTTCGTTTTATTTATCGCGATCGGGTTAATCAGGTTGAGCTCAAAGCAAGCCATCGTCAATAAACGGCTGTTATTGGTAAGCGGCAGTCAACGCTCGCTTACAGCTGACGTTTCAATCAAAAAAACCAACCACCAGCGCAGCAACAAACTGCATGCTTTCTTTTTACGAATGAATGCATTGCTGCCAGTTTGGGATAAGTACTTCATTGCTTTATCAGCTATCGGTTTCCCAGCATCAGGCCACATGTTATTTCCCCAACTGGCAATACATCATCAACTTTTCGCCGCTGTTGGACTTTGGTTTGTATGCACATGTGCCTTGGTGATGTACCGCCGAAAAATGCAGGTAGAAGAGTTCGAACAAGGCATCATCAATGTACTTGGCTTAATTTCTAGAGCTGTGGCTGCGGGGCTCTCAGTCCCACAAGCGATTGAACAAGTGTCAGAAACCCAACCAGGGTTGTTAGGACGTGAGTTCTCCTATATTCGCGATAACTTAACGCTCGGTTTAAGCCTTCGACAAAGCCTCGATGATGCATGCGTTCGCCTTCCTTACAGCAGTTTCCGCTACTTCTCGGTCGCGTTAATCCTGAATCAATCGAATGGTGGCCAACTGCGCGACATTCTTCAAAGTTTGAGCAGAACCATGCATGACAACCGAGCCATGAGAAAAAAGGTCAAGAGCTTAACCTCGGAGCCTCGTATGACAGCCTTCTTTCTCTCAATCTTACCCTTGGGGTTATTGGGTGGTATCTATTTAATGGAACCCACCATGATAGTCCAATTGTTCAACACAGAATCGGGACAGCGTGTACTGACCTACGCCGTCATCAGTATCAGCTCAGGCACACTCATTTTGAACGCTCTGACTCGTAACAAAAGGTTCTCATCATGATGTATGTTGCCTTGCTTCTGTTGGGATGTGCATTACTACTGACAGTTGTCGCACACTTGTCTTCTTTCAAACGAGATGTTGTCGCTGAACGACTGACTCGCGTATCGAGCTACTCCTCTAAGTACACCACCGCTTCTAGCAACTGGCGCTTCCAAGGTGCAAAACCACGACGCCAGAAGTTAACCCTCATTGGCTGGTTGAGTCCTAATGCAGAGATCTACTTTCTTGGCTTAAGACTACTGACGATGGTGACGGGCTCTATTGCTTGGTATGTCACTCGAATCCAAGTGCTTAGCATGAACTCTGTGGCCGAATGTATTGCAATCGCCATTGTGGTCGGCATCCTGTTCGACCGCATTCTAGATTGGCGCGTGAACCAAGTCCGAATGCAAATTAGCCGCGTTATTCCTGATGCTGTCGATCTGATGGTGGTATGTGTCGCATCAGGTCTAACACTCGAAGCGGTATTTCGCTGTGTCGGTGAAGAAATGCGTGCTATCTCTCCAGCGTTATCACGCGAATGGCTACTCACTGCGACTGAAATATCGGTTCTTGATTCACCACAAACGGCACTTTCAAACCTAGACAAACGAGTGCAGCTTCCTGACATCAACAATATTGTGACCACCATGAATCAAGCACTTCAATACGGCACGCCTCTCGCTGAAGCGTTAAAGCTGATTGCCTCTGATAGCCGCCAATATCACTTCTTAGAGCTTGAAGAATGGGTAGGAAAAATACCAGCCAAGATGTCATTCCCTTTAGTGGTCTTCATCATGCTACCTGTCGTGGGCATTATTGTCGTGCCAATCATGTTATCCCTTAAACAAACTCTGGGGGGCTTATGAACAAGATCGTTATCTTGGGGTTAGCGCTAATTTTAGTCGGCTGTCAATCAACAAATAGCATTGAAAAAGAGACTTCTGAAGACATGAAAGTCGCCGAGGTTGCACTGATGAATGGCAAACCAGAAAGTGCCATGGTTCTTTACCGAAAGATGCTGATATCGAAGCCTGATGACCCACAGTTACTATTGCTAATGGGGTCCGCTGCGAATCAAGCGAGTCGTTATGATGAGGCGCTTCATTACCTAAAGCGTGGTATCGAACTTAATCAATCGAGCGCGATTTACAGAGAACTTGGCCGCGCGTGGTTGGCGCTTGGTGAGCTTGAACAAGCCACATCAGCACTCGAAGAATCTGTCAGATTAGTTACAACTGATGATGTCGCCCACAACAGTCTAGGCGTAAGTTACTCGCTCAATAAGCAGTATTCAAAAGCGCGTGAATCTTACTCTCATGCCCTTAGTTTGATGCCATCCAGTAATGAGTATCGCAACAACTTAGCCATGGCTTGGATACTCGATGGCAAACCAGAGCAAGGGATCCGAATTCTGCACCCGATCTTTGTCCGAGGTGAAGCGAGCGTAAAACTGCAACTCAATCTAGCACTGGCTTATGCGCTTTCTGGAGACAGTGATTCAGCGAAAAGTATCGCTCGTGCACATCTATCTCAACCTGAGTTCGCCAACAATAGTCTGTATTACCAAGAGCTTGCTGCTAAAACTGAGCAAGGAGAACTGTGATGCTCTCTCGTCAAAAAGGGGCGCAGACCGTCGAGTTTGCAATGTTGGTGGTACCGTTCCTGATACTCATCATCGGTTTCTTTGAGATCTGCCGCCTGCTGTTGGTCAACATCATCCTTGATGTAGCCGTTAATGCGGGGGTTCGTGAGGCCAAGACACGGCCGATTAGTCCTATTTCAGACCAAGCTTTTGCCGAGACCATCGCAAAGTTCCCACTGATAGATAAGAGCAAGCTCGTCTTGGATCCATCGCCGCTATACGCCGAAAACTTCTCAGATTTAGTTAATGAGAAACCAGTATCCAAAAGCAGAGCAGTGTTAGGCGAGTACAAGGTGTCTTACTCATTTTCATTTGCCTTATTACCTAATCTATCAACTCAGTTTTCTGAGTCTATCGGCAACATGACAACCTTGAAAAGAAAGGTACTGGTTAGTTATGACAACAAATAAAACACCTCGAAAAAAACAAGCGGGTTCAGCAGCGATTGAGTTCCCCTTTGTTGTGCTCGCACTCATGATCATTTTGTGGGGGCTTGTTGCCGTCTATCGCTTATTCAGCCTGCAGACTCAACTCGACAACGTGACATATAACCTAGTGAATGCTGTCTCCCTGACGCAACTAAAACCAGAGCAAGGCCCAAACGGATTACCTAATACGTTAAAGAATCAGCTTCTCGCTCTCGCCGAGCGTTATCTTCCGCAAGACATTGAACGTAACGATATTGGGTTGTTACTTGAGAGCCGTGTATTTGATACAGCCGCTTCGAACTGGGAATACAAGCACATCCATGCCGGGATCACCTGTCAAAGCGACACACCTATCGAACAACTAACGGCACTTGTCGTAGAAGGTAGCGGCGACCCTGCGTTAGATGGAAGACCATCCACCTTGGTTCAACTCACTTTATGTGTGAATACACCGTTTGATTACAAGCGACTCGATCCTCCTAAAACACTCTCAAGTTCATCAGCCGTGATAGGAAAGCATTATGGTTAAACCAATATTCGGCAGCATTGCGCTTAAAAAACAGCAAGGCTCCATGACCATTTCATTGTTGGCGTTACTGTTTCCCGCGCTTTTCATCGCCGTTGGCACTCTGATGATCACGGCACAAGTGATGGTTTCAAACCGAGCTGCGCAAGCCGCCGATTCGGCCGCATTAGCTTGTGCCTTTGCTGATACAGCCACACACCCAATGATGTTGGCTTACCAAGATTACTATAAGCCAACCCTAAACGGGGTGAGTGGCTTACAACCAGAAAACCCAGGCTCAAGCTGCCGTATTAGCCTAGGTTATTCATTGTCACCGATACTGCCCAACTTTAAATATGAGAGCTATGCAAACAAGGTAACGGCAACGGGTGGAGGTTATAAAGGTGTGGTTGAAAGCAAGCAATCCTCGATTCCAACGGAGCTGGTTTTAGTACTTGATGTGTCTGGATCGATGGGTTCAAACATCCAGTCATTGAAATCCATTTTATCCAATGCTTTGAATACGATTCAATCTCAGAGCAAGAACGTTAACGATTTAGATTCAGTAAGAATTTCAATCGTTCCTTTCGACTCTGGCGTTGCAGCGCAGCGCCCACCTTGGTTATCCAAAGAAGCAGCCGGAATCTACTGTATCGATGGGCTTAGCTATCGTAGTGGCAATTTCTCTGCGGCACTGACCGTCGATAACCTAGCGACGCTTCACTCAGAGCGACCGGTGAAATTTACACCGCCAAGTCAATGGTTAAGCGACTGTAATCAAAATTCACCAATGCTGCCATTGACCAACGTATTTTCCCGCGTCCAAAACTCGATAAACAGCCTAACAGCAAATGGCGGTACTCGCTCTTATCACGGTTTGGTATGGGGAGTGAGACAGCTTATCCCACGCTGGCAACAAGCATGGGGATTGAACGCCAGCACAGTACCCGAAACCAGAAGAAAATTGGTGCTTTTTACCGACGGTGATGACAGTGGAGACGCGTTTATCCAACTGGTTAACGCCGGGTTCTGTACTACCGCAATCAATCAATATGGCATCGAAATGAACTTCATCGGCTATGGCGTCAGCCCTTCTCGAATCGCTCAATTCGAGAACTGTGCCGGGGATCCACAACGCGTGTTTAGTGCCACCAGCACGGCTCAGCTCAACGAGTACTTTTCCGATATTTTAGCCGTTGAATACTCGGCAACCATCAAACTCACTCGCTAATCCAAACAAAGCGTTTGATTGGAAACACCTGAATTTAAGCATTGAATTAAAAACAAACAAGTTAAAAACAATATGGAGAAAAACATGTTTACACGAGCCCTAGCACTATTGGCGCTGTGCCTTTCTTTACCTGCATTGGCTTATCAAGAAGGGGATTCGTTGTCGCCAGACGTCATAGAAAAACTTCAACTCAACAAGGATGAACTGACCATTGTCGACTTCTTTGCAGAGTGGTGCGTGTCTTGCCGTGAAGAGCTACCAGAAGTCAATCAACTCTACACCGAACTCAAAGGCACAGGCGTCACGTTTAAAGGCGTTGATGTGGATGAAGATGTTGAGGTTGGCTTGGAGTTTCAAAAACAACTCGGACTGGAGTTCCCTGTTGTTAACGACCCTGAACAAGCGTTGATCGCAGAGTTTAAACCTATCGGCATGCCTGCGCTTTACTACATCTACCAAGGCAAGGTTATCAAGATTCGTTTTGGTGCCATTAACCACATTAGTGATGTGATTACTGATGACCTCACCAAGATGGGAGTGCAACTGTAATGTTAATCAAAGTCACCCTCGTTGGGCTACTCGCTATTCCAATGACGGCTAATGCCACGCTAGAACTCGACCTCAGTGGTCTGGGCAAAAAGCCCGTTGAGCAACAAGCCACTGACAAAAACGAAGGTCCTATCGTTGAAGAAGAGATCATCTCCAGCACCGTTTATTCAAGTGGCGGTGATTATTCAAACCAAGAAGCAAAACGTGCAACCAGACGAAACATTGAAATGGTGAAACCCAAGGCAAAGCAACTGGTTATCGAACAGAAAGCACCAGAAGAGAGTAACAAACCTTCTGCTTTGGCTTTCGTTGATGAGTTTCTTGGTATTGAACCTGTAAAGCCTTGGGAAAAAGGCACATTGGCTCAAAAAGAGATGAAACCCGGCGGCACAGTGCCTGAGTTCGACGTCTTTTCTGAAAAGGTCTTCGCTTACAAACAAGGTTCCGTCGGCGGCAGTGGCGTTGGTGGCGGAGGTTGTGGTTGTAACTAACCGCTCCTTCAACGAATAAATCAGTACTTCAAAACAAAATAAGAACAAAATGAAAAAATTACCAATTACGCTGCTGAGTGCAGCGGCAGTGGCTAACGTGGCATTAGCTGAAGATCATATCTCTGTTCACTACCTGAGCTATGAGGAATACGATGACAGAGTATCAGCCAATGACACCATGGTTTCGATTGAGAAAAGTATCGGCTTAGATTGGACACTCAACGCAGAGATAAGCTACGACAGTGTTTCAGGCGCCTCTCCAGCATGGGGGCCTACAACACCTCCTGCTTCCAATGCCGATCAGGTAAACCGCGCCCTGAAAACTCAACAAGCACAAAATAAAACCGACGAGGTTATTCGTGCAGGCTATGATCCTCACCGCAGTGGCTATGAAATCCAAAAAGTAGGCCTTGAAGACACTAGAAAATCCATCAGCTTAAGCGCGACCTATCGCGATACCTTACGTAATGAATGGACTCTCGGTGGTAACGCCTCTCAAGAAGAAGATTACGAAAGCCTTGGTATCAATGCCAAAGGTTTGGTCTATGCCGATAGCACTAAAAACCGCTCTTACAGTCTAGGTGGCTCTGCCCTTTTCGATCAGACTCAAGCGTTCGGCAAATACTCGTTGGCTTCATCAAACAGCCAGAGCTGGGAAGACATTTTCACGGGCAGTTTAGAAGCCGGATTATCACAAACCTTCACGCCGAATCTATACAGCATTTTTACTGCTTACACGGGTTACCGCAGTGGCTATTTGAGCAATCACTATTTAACGGTTCTGCGTGAAGTCGATATCAACGACGACGGAAAGATCGATGATGATGAAGTGTTCTTGGGACAAGATTCTCGACCGGATACGCGACTCTCTGGCGGTATTAATATCCAAGCTTTTTACTCATTGTCCGACAGTCTAAAAATCCGACCAAGATACAAATGGTTTATGGATGATTGGGGCGTAATGTCTCACCAGTTAGGCGGCAAATTATCTTGGCGAGTGAGTGAATGGTTAACCTTGGCACCGGGCTATTTTTGGTACACGCAAGATGCAGCCGATTTCTATCGCGATCCAAGTAGTGCCGATCCTTCTTTTGCCTCGTCAGGTTACGCGACTTCAGACCTTCGCTTAGGCAACTTCACAGCCAATGCTTATGAACTGGGTGCGAGTATCAAGGTACATAAGAAATTACGCTTAAATGCGCTTGCTGCGTATTACGAACAGAGCAACGGTTTTGAAGCGCAGTGGTGGGCTGTTGGAGCAACCTATGAGTTCTAACCTGCCCTTTGTACATCGCTTTCATGCCATGACCGTACCGTGTGAAGTGCAAATTTTGTCGATGAATTTGGCTAACTTTCCAGAGGCAAGCGCAACAGAAATAGCGACTGAGATAGAGCAAAACACACGCCGATTGGAAGACAAATATAACTTCTACTGCGACGAATCATGGCTAACACAATGCATTAATCAGCGAGCATCATGTGATGTCGAACTCGATTCCGAATCTGCCGAGGTTTTTCAACATCTCGACCGATTAAGTCAACTGACCTTCGATACCTTTGATACTACGGTTGGCAGCATCAAACATCTTTTAAAACAAAAGCCGAAGATGTTGCACAGCCACGCCTTCCAAGCCCTGTCTTCTGCTTTGGGTAAGCAAGCGTGGGAGCTGAAAGGAGCAATGGATCAAAAAGGGGCCGTAGATCTACAAGGGACCCTCGATCTACAAAGGACAAGGCTACACGTCCCTGACTCACGCACTCGTTTCGATTTCGGCGGCGTCATTAAAGAGTACGCCGTCGACCAAGCCGTAGCGATCGGAAAACAACTCGGCGCGACGTCGATGTTAGTGAATTTTGGCGGTGACATCTATGCGTTAGGCACCAAACCGGATGGCTCGGCATTTAACATTGCTGTATTAGATCCAAGAGACAACAAGACCCCATTTTTCGCCGTTCCGTTAACGAACGCAGCGCTCACGACCTCAGCTCACAGTGAACGCCAAGTGCAATTTGGTGACAAGACCACCTCTCATATTCTGTCAAAGCAAGATGTCGAGAAGAAGATCCTTTCTGTTACCGCTATCTCGTCGTCCACATTGGAAGCCGGCGTGCTCAGTACTT
Encoded proteins:
- a CDS encoding type II secretion system F family protein is translated as MILVLTVFVLFIAIGLIRLSSKQAIVNKRLLLVSGSQRSLTADVSIKKTNHQRSNKLHAFFLRMNALLPVWDKYFIALSAIGFPASGHMLFPQLAIHHQLFAAVGLWFVCTCALVMYRRKMQVEEFEQGIINVLGLISRAVAAGLSVPQAIEQVSETQPGLLGREFSYIRDNLTLGLSLRQSLDDACVRLPYSSFRYFSVALILNQSNGGQLRDILQSLSRTMHDNRAMRKKVKSLTSEPRMTAFFLSILPLGLLGGIYLMEPTMIVQLFNTESGQRVLTYAVISISSGTLILNALTRNKRFSS
- a CDS encoding tetratricopeptide repeat protein produces the protein MNKIVILGLALILVGCQSTNSIEKETSEDMKVAEVALMNGKPESAMVLYRKMLISKPDDPQLLLLMGSAANQASRYDEALHYLKRGIELNQSSAIYRELGRAWLALGELEQATSALEESVRLVTTDDVAHNSLGVSYSLNKQYSKARESYSHALSLMPSSNEYRNNLAMAWILDGKPEQGIRILHPIFVRGEASVKLQLNLALAYALSGDSDSAKSIARAHLSQPEFANNSLYYQELAAKTEQGEL
- a CDS encoding TadE/TadG family type IV pilus assembly protein — translated: MLSRQKGAQTVEFAMLVVPFLILIIGFFEICRLLLVNIILDVAVNAGVREAKTRPISPISDQAFAETIAKFPLIDKSKLVLDPSPLYAENFSDLVNEKPVSKSRAVLGEYKVSYSFSFALLPNLSTQFSESIGNMTTLKRKVLVSYDNK
- a CDS encoding type II and III secretion system protein family protein; this translates as MANICRWWGVLLLSSLCVSFASAASTFDVTINEARMIRLPEKAKSIFISSTHIANYQTLTNTKVMIFGKRAGSATITVLNEQERVIYTNKIRVTHNSREFNELVKNKFPEASVNAESLGGKLWLKGRVPSPMMAHNIVSLAKGYLSPVVDSTGQPESSSSEGNNSNSSSSTNQNQQTQPNDDELINQLVVTMPNQVNIRVKIAEVSRNVSNKLGIKWGSIAGGVGQFSFSKLPNVSSWGKPSITALIDALATNGMMSVLAEPNLTAMSGEDAEFLVGGQVPLPLITADTTQIEYKDFGVKLNFTPTVLSQNRISLKVNPEVSNISIESQQVINGTNFPSFTTRSAATTIELASGQSFALGGLLKSEDIEQLQKVPLIGEIPVLGSLFRSTEFTRRETELIIIVTAYLVQPTRSDSMPLPTDGLIPLSDVERLLAWPREQQKTSNNKATYTDNQKPRLLGDNGFYY
- a CDS encoding CpaF family protein; the encoded protein is MFGQNTQVIDPIEANRVRSHEALTSTPSVREHYHVIHEEVIKAIDPSVVVSLSASDLEARIAEMVADIVISKQLPLGHKDVAHSVEQLLNEFLGLGPLQPLIEDQGITDIMVNGYREVYVERSGKLQKTAVQFRNEEQLLNLARRIVSKVGRRIDESNPLVDARLDDGSRVNVMIPPLALDGTYISIRKFNENKLTLSQLAQFGAMSKSMVKLIDIIVRSRLNVLVAGGTGAGKTTLLNAMSFSISPQERIITIEDTAELRLQQPHVVRAETRPANAEGLTPITQRELVRNALRMRPDRIILGEVRGDEAFEMMQAMNTGHDGSLCTLHANSATDALVRMENMLMMSQATLPLFSLRRQIADTIDVVIQVERMRDGKRRIVSITEVQGLEGEQYITQDLFKFKPLSEDQQSNLIGEYKSAKCVPSFNEKAKYHQLDVQLRVAMELEA
- a CDS encoding DUF4266 domain-containing protein produces the protein MLIKVTLVGLLAIPMTANATLELDLSGLGKKPVEQQATDKNEGPIVEEEIISSTVYSSGGDYSNQEAKRATRRNIEMVKPKAKQLVIEQKAPEESNKPSALAFVDEFLGIEPVKPWEKGTLAQKEMKPGGTVPEFDVFSEKVFAYKQGSVGGSGVGGGGCGCN
- a CDS encoding AAA family ATPase, with the protein product MNQVHNLTVLIAASEQLDTLALTYTLNDFGINNITTSSNQEDDVVREVLKNDVKTIFLDVLNSELPESKQVVQRLIQRTGCQVIAIGHSTEIFAYRGMLASGASDYLVNPVTPQDLEHVSFAALQLNNEKRNEKIVSIVSAKGGSGSSTIIATLSQQLAELDKRVTCMDLDFSMGDLDLLLNVEGNTALVELLQYPERLEPLVFERSGISVSPEHTLFTGYLPLDTTPFWPQKSAFDQFTKFCLQSSDYLLIDIPTYSLRDQVGFEALKSADIRIIVVEPTLSSIRNAGQIIKRLQNQAASQTIVVLNHCKSDSASLISVNDVKKSLGTSVDVVIPFLPNHFLSKSSLGQPAHKGNRKVKLAFNSLLELVTGEPQQGSRRFWKRGA
- a CDS encoding CpaD family pilus assembly lipoprotein translates to MNKLSLLLPALFALAGCAPTPTTQQPSVDVVSVTNKLTLTLSGKTLSAQEKADISDFIARRGTLSNLMVKIENTTQKGESQSEKVRLHLIESGLYPSQISVSDTAAQGKGDITIFVESYRAKVTVCDAGKTPRTTLNAYRTQRNFGCANANALAQMVANPKDLIVGQPIDSAQGQKAVSSIDNYFAPPAQNQQTNSGSSNTTLGGSQ
- the tadF gene encoding tight adherence pilus pseudopilin TadF yields the protein MTTNKTPRKKQAGSAAIEFPFVVLALMIILWGLVAVYRLFSLQTQLDNVTYNLVNAVSLTQLKPEQGPNGLPNTLKNQLLALAERYLPQDIERNDIGLLLESRVFDTAASNWEYKHIHAGITCQSDTPIEQLTALVVEGSGDPALDGRPSTLVQLTLCVNTPFDYKRLDPPKTLSSSSAVIGKHYG
- a CDS encoding VWA domain-containing protein, giving the protein MVKPIFGSIALKKQQGSMTISLLALLFPALFIAVGTLMITAQVMVSNRAAQAADSAALACAFADTATHPMMLAYQDYYKPTLNGVSGLQPENPGSSCRISLGYSLSPILPNFKYESYANKVTATGGGYKGVVESKQSSIPTELVLVLDVSGSMGSNIQSLKSILSNALNTIQSQSKNVNDLDSVRISIVPFDSGVAAQRPPWLSKEAAGIYCIDGLSYRSGNFSAALTVDNLATLHSERPVKFTPPSQWLSDCNQNSPMLPLTNVFSRVQNSINSLTANGGTRSYHGLVWGVRQLIPRWQQAWGLNASTVPETRRKLVLFTDGDDSGDAFIQLVNAGFCTTAINQYGIEMNFIGYGVSPSRIAQFENCAGDPQRVFSATSTAQLNEYFSDILAVEYSATIKLTR
- a CDS encoding TlpA disulfide reductase family protein, with product MFTRALALLALCLSLPALAYQEGDSLSPDVIEKLQLNKDELTIVDFFAEWCVSCREELPEVNQLYTELKGTGVTFKGVDVDEDVEVGLEFQKQLGLEFPVVNDPEQALIAEFKPIGMPALYYIYQGKVIKIRFGAINHISDVITDDLTKMGVQL
- a CDS encoding type II secretion system F family protein, with product MMYVALLLLGCALLLTVVAHLSSFKRDVVAERLTRVSSYSSKYTTASSNWRFQGAKPRRQKLTLIGWLSPNAEIYFLGLRLLTMVTGSIAWYVTRIQVLSMNSVAECIAIAIVVGILFDRILDWRVNQVRMQISRVIPDAVDLMVVCVASGLTLEAVFRCVGEEMRAISPALSREWLLTATEISVLDSPQTALSNLDKRVQLPDINNIVTTMNQALQYGTPLAEALKLIASDSRQYHFLELEEWVGKIPAKMSFPLVVFIMLPVVGIIVVPIMLSLKQTLGGL